From Gopherus evgoodei ecotype Sinaloan lineage chromosome 15, rGopEvg1_v1.p, whole genome shotgun sequence, one genomic window encodes:
- the TEFM gene encoding transcription elongation factor, mitochondrial yields the protein MGFSAWLPSLLRRGSYFFHVPLGSCQLQPLNHSWCQKKSTSAVQHNCVNSPTMNQTFKTPEDALSNLYSSEQQSAILQVLNTASERELSTIKLLRGRKSVNVIEHRKKYGPFQNLQSLLNVPLFQYKTVVKVCNFILNPSEKGDRRERKIQDTRPSMRFIKPEIERERLETLDSIVSIVFGTRKIAWAHVDRNLAVHDWEQEECGRFMKGTYIPAVYLEEISSVVSKIPEADLYILEKSGLSAQNTNLFPITLHLRTVEAMLYALLQKTLMQDGQHKVLSMARSTVGKHFGLMVGDSRSSGMDLVKQFLLQSVTQEQPRLSFPRNKVVRYRNLFSSVTQNRDEEMCDSLLQALAFYELLLNNTT from the exons ATGGGTTTCAGTGCCTGGCTCCCGAGCCTCCTCCGGAGAG GAAGCTATTTCTTTCATGTCCCTTTGGGTTCATGTCAGCTTCAGCCCCTGAACCATTCCTGGTGTCAGAAAAAATCAACATCTGCTGTACAACACAACTGTGTCAATTCCCCAACGATGAATCAAACCTTCAAGACACCAGAAGATGCACTCTCTAATTTGTACTCCTCTGAACAACAATCTGCCATCCTGCAAGTGCTCAACACAGCATCTGAGAGAGAGCTTTCCACCATTAAACTATTGCGGGGAAGAAAGTCTGTCAATGTAATTGAGCATAGGAAAAAATATGGACCGTTTCAGAACTTGCAGAGTTTATTAAATGTCCCTCTCTTTCAATATAAAACTGTTGTTAAGGTGTGTAACTTTATCCTCAATCCATCTGAGAAAGGAgatagaagagagagaaaaatacaagACACCAGGCCTTCAATGAGGTTTATTAAACCTGAAATAGAAAGAGAGAGGTTGGAG aCTTTAGATAGCATTGTGTCTATTGTTTTTGGCACCCGTAAAATTGCATGGGCGCATGTTGATCGAAATCTAGCAGTTCATGACTGGGAACAAGAAGAGTGTGGTAGATTCATGAAAGGAACCTATATTCCAGCAGTATATCTGGAAGAA ATTTCTTCAGTAGTTTCTAAGATTCCTGAAGCTGATCTTTATATTCTGGAAAAAAGTGGACTGTCTGCTCAAAATACAAATCTCTTTCCTATAACATTACATCTTCGCACTGTGGAAGCTATGTTGTATGCCCTATTACAAAAGACACTTATGCAAGATGGCCAGCACAAGGTACTAAGTATGGCCCGAAGCACTGTAGGAAAACACTTTGGACTGATGGTAGGAGACTCTCGGTCTAGTGGAATGGACCTGGTGAAGCAGTTTCTCTTACAGTCTGTTACCCAAGAACAGCCCCGGTTGTCCTTTCCCCGGAACAAGGTGGTACGTTACAGAAACCTATTTTCTTCAGTCACCCAAAACAGAGATGAGGAGATGTGTGATTCATTACTGCAGGCTCTAGCCTTCTATGAACTTCTATTAAACAACACTACTTAA
- the RNF135 gene encoding E3 ubiquitin-protein ligase RNF135: MAAAANPVKSLQEELTCSLCLEYFKDPILITKCAHSFCRACITQHCKDPGTDVRCPHCRKSFQQENLISNRHLANVVEIVKGLNGTGEKQGEESKAEKQQVVLKLFCGDDQEASESWARNPHAGLPPDRSAWENRAKLEISEVSKQIEMAQDAISSSKKASTAMNEFVSQIKGLITEDFCAMKQYLETQERATLLIIEQEQQVAHQKIEETIGQLAAKVNMLTEIKTQLENRLQNNTMEQLSDTSSKREKYIGSPIIINKMMLDAKKISVVTSAVEELKKQLEVLILKKYPAQLPQEPVGLLQERSVCSTSVVSASDNPEPIASSQFSQWAVNVTFDLQRIHHNLEITSENKKVIVSRFPSPYDPTPKRFCVSQVMCSQSFSEGRHYWEVSTKDSGGWAVGVADGNIGRKDQLGRTELSWCVEWTGKNKQLSAWHRNQETRLSEDRPLNVGVFLDLANKQMSFYSLTDKETLLHRFEINILHPVYPAFWLYGLDEEGSLTINHINRN, from the exons ATGGCGGCTGCTGCTAATCCTGTAAAAAGTCTCCAGGAAGAACTGACTTGTTCGCTTTGCCTGGAGTATTTTAAAGATCCAATCCTAATCACAAAATGTGCCCACAGCTTCTGCCGAGCCTGTATCACCCAGCACTGCAAGGATCCAGGAACCGACGTCCGCTGTCCTCATTGTAGGAAGAGCTTTCAGCAGGAAAACTTAATCTCAAACAGGCACCTGGCCAATGTGGTGGAAATAGTCAAGGGCCTGAACGGAACTGGCGAAAAACAGGGAGAGGAGAGCAAGGCAGAGAAACAGCAGGTAGTATTGAAACTCTTTTGTGGCGATGATCAAGAAGCCAGTGAATCCTGGGCTCGGAATCCTCACGCTGGGCTTCCCCCGGACAGGAGCGCATGGGAGAACAGG GCAAAATTGGAAATAAGTGAGGTCTCCAAGCAAATTGAAATGGCCCAagatgccatcagcagcagcaagaaGGCCAGCACTGCAATGAAT GAATTCGTGTCTCAGATCAAAGGCTTGATTACTGAAGACTTCTGTGCCATGAAACAATACCTTGAAACACAAGAGAGAGCCACACTGCTGATCATTGAACAAGAGCAACAGGTGGCTCACCAGAAAATAGAAGAAACGATCGGCCAGTTGGCCGCAAAAGTGAACATGCTCACAGAAATCAAAACCCAGCTGGAAAACAGGCTGCAAAATAACACGATGGAGCAGCTGAGT GATACATCATCCAAAAGAGAAAAGTACATAGGCTCTccgataataattaataaaatgatgCTTGATGCTAAGAAGATTAGTGTTGTCACAAGTGCTGTAGAAGAGCTCAAGAAACAACTGGAAGTGTTAATATTGAAGAAATATCCTGCCCAGCTCCCACAAG AACCTGTAGGTTTACTTCAGGAGAGGAGTGTCTGTTCCACATCTGTGGTGTCTGCATCTGACAATCCAGAACCAATTGCTTCAAGTCAGTTTTCTCAGT GGGCAGTGAATGTGACCTTTGATCTCCAAAGAATCCATCATAACCTGGAGATCACATCTGAGAATAAGAAAGTGATTGTATCCCGTTTTCCATCTCCATATGACCCAACTCCCAAGAGATTCTGTGTCAGCCAAGTGATGTGTTCCCAAAGTTTCTCTGAAGGACGTCATTACTGGGAAGTAAGTACCAAGGACAGTGGTGGATGGGCTGTTGGAGTTGCTGATGGAAATATTGGTAGAAAAGATCAACTGGGGAGAACTGAACTATCCTGGTGTGTGGAATGGACTGGTAAGAATAAACAGTTGTCAGCATGGCACAGGAACCAGGAAACCCGATTAAGTGAAGACAGACCCCTAAACGTTGGAGTTTTCCTTGATCTTGCAAACAAGCAGATGTCATTTTATTCTCTCACTGATAAAGAAACACTCTTGCATAGATTTGAAATCAACATCCTACATCCTGTTTACCCTGCTTTCTGGCTGTATGGTTTGGATGAAGAAGGATCCTTAACTATAAATCATATCAACAGGAACTAG